From a single Shewanella denitrificans OS217 genomic region:
- the yjjX gene encoding inosine/xanthosine triphosphatase — MQTLSILVGSTNPVKINAAKTAIAQYFPETMIQCSGMHAPSLVPEQPMTEAQTRLGAINRALYCQQQAQADFYVAIEGGVDSFDYGAATFAYMVILHQDKQAIGRSAQLPLPNKVYEALVAGEELGHVMDRLFNTNNIKQKGGAIGLLTQGLASRESNYTQALVLAMAPLINQDFFNDTL, encoded by the coding sequence ATGCAAACTCTCTCTATCTTAGTCGGTTCAACCAATCCAGTTAAAATTAATGCCGCCAAAACAGCTATTGCGCAATACTTCCCCGAGACTATGATTCAATGTTCAGGTATGCACGCCCCCTCCTTAGTGCCAGAGCAGCCCATGACAGAAGCCCAAACCCGCTTAGGTGCGATTAATCGCGCCCTTTACTGCCAACAGCAAGCACAGGCCGACTTTTATGTGGCCATAGAGGGCGGTGTGGATAGCTTTGATTATGGTGCGGCGACATTTGCCTACATGGTTATTCTTCATCAGGATAAGCAAGCTATTGGCCGCAGTGCGCAGCTGCCTTTGCCTAATAAGGTCTATGAGGCCCTAGTCGCTGGCGAGGAACTAGGCCATGTGATGGACAGATTATTTAATACTAATAATATCAAGCAAAAAGGCGGCGCTATTGGATTATTAACCCAAGGACTTGCCAGTCGAGAAAGTAATTATACTCAGGCGTTAGTGCTCGCCATGGCGCCATTAATCAATCAGGATTTTTTCAATGACACGCTCTGA
- the recJ gene encoding single-stranded-DNA-specific exonuclease RecJ, protein MSHSIVRRPMLDISHLPADMHPLLQQIFAKRGAAFDDCTLALNQLLHPKSMKGLAAAASIVADAIMDNKSILIVGDFDADGATSTCVCMLALRMMGAKKVDYLIPNRFDYGYGLSPEIVALAYRKEAQLLITVDNGISSIEGVAAAKALGMQVVVTDHHLPGKTIPDADAIVNPNQAGCEFSSKAIAGVGVAFYLMSALRQELRSRDWYQNQALPEPNLAELLDIVALGTVADVVAFDRNNRIMVQAGLQRVRSGRCRVGITALLEVAKRTPERIVAADFGFAVGPRLNAAGRLDEMALGVETLLCEDINLARRMAAQLDGLNTERRELEADMQQEALKTLASITLDETQLPWGIALFQADWHQGVIGILASRIKDRYHRPVIAFADAGDGSIKGSARSIKGLHMRDLLEQINTQHPGMILKFGGHAMAAGLTLAADHFDQFELAFDEAIRGLLTKEQLTGEVLSDGELAIEHMSLETAMLLRNAGPWGQHFEEPVFDGVFTLVQQRLVGEKHLKMLLETQCASLMLDAIAFNVDLQAWPDASVRHVRVAYKLDVNEFRGKQNLQLMIEHLEAV, encoded by the coding sequence GTGTCCCATTCTATAGTCCGTCGTCCAATGCTTGATATAAGCCATCTTCCTGCTGACATGCATCCATTGCTTCAGCAAATTTTTGCTAAACGTGGTGCGGCCTTTGATGACTGTACACTGGCATTAAATCAGCTTTTGCACCCCAAGAGCATGAAAGGATTAGCCGCAGCGGCGAGCATAGTGGCCGATGCAATCATGGACAATAAGTCGATTTTAATTGTCGGTGACTTTGATGCCGATGGCGCGACGTCAACCTGTGTGTGTATGTTGGCGCTGCGGATGATGGGGGCTAAAAAAGTAGATTATTTAATCCCGAATCGATTCGATTACGGTTATGGGTTGAGCCCTGAAATTGTGGCTTTGGCTTATCGTAAAGAGGCGCAATTATTGATAACCGTCGATAATGGCATTTCTTCCATAGAGGGGGTCGCCGCCGCTAAAGCCTTAGGCATGCAGGTCGTGGTCACAGACCATCATTTACCGGGCAAAACTATTCCCGATGCCGATGCCATAGTCAATCCCAACCAAGCGGGCTGTGAATTTTCCAGTAAAGCCATCGCTGGGGTTGGGGTGGCATTCTACTTGATGTCGGCGCTGCGCCAAGAGTTAAGGTCAAGGGATTGGTACCAGAATCAAGCGCTGCCTGAGCCAAATTTAGCCGAGCTATTGGACATCGTCGCCTTAGGAACCGTGGCGGACGTGGTGGCTTTTGATAGAAATAATCGCATCATGGTGCAGGCAGGACTGCAAAGAGTCAGAAGCGGGCGTTGCCGAGTGGGGATCACAGCTTTGCTTGAAGTGGCAAAACGCACGCCTGAGCGGATCGTTGCTGCCGACTTTGGCTTTGCCGTTGGGCCAAGGCTCAATGCCGCTGGCCGTTTAGATGAAATGGCATTAGGGGTCGAAACCTTATTGTGTGAGGATATCAACCTAGCCAGACGCATGGCAGCACAGCTTGATGGGTTAAATACAGAGCGCCGTGAGCTTGAAGCTGACATGCAGCAAGAAGCCCTTAAAACCTTAGCCTCCATCACCCTAGATGAAACTCAATTGCCTTGGGGCATAGCGCTCTTTCAAGCCGATTGGCACCAAGGGGTGATAGGGATTTTAGCGTCGCGAATTAAAGACAGATATCACAGGCCTGTGATCGCGTTTGCCGATGCCGGTGACGGGAGCATTAAAGGCTCGGCTCGCTCCATTAAGGGCTTGCATATGCGTGACCTATTGGAGCAAATAAACACTCAGCACCCCGGCATGATCTTGAAATTTGGTGGTCATGCCATGGCAGCAGGCTTGACGTTGGCAGCGGATCATTTTGATCAATTTGAACTAGCCTTCGATGAAGCCATTAGAGGTTTATTGACCAAAGAACAACTCACAGGTGAAGTCTTGTCAGACGGTGAGCTTGCCATCGAACATATGTCCCTTGAAACGGCGATGTTATTAAGAAATGCAGGCCCCTGGGGGCAGCATTTCGAAGAGCCAGTGTTTGATGGGGTGTTCACCTTAGTGCAACAGAGATTAGTTGGTGAAAAACACCTTAAAATGCTGCTGGAAACTCAGTGTGCCAGCTTAATGCTCGATGCTATTGCCTTTAATGTCGATTTGCAGGCTTGGCCAGATGCCAGCGTGCGCCACGTAAGGGTCGCTTACAAGTTGGATGTTAACGAATTTCGTGGCAAGCAAAACCTGCAGTTAATGATCGAACATTTAGAAGCCGTATAG
- a CDS encoding cysteine desulfurase: MNSASDPATNANMINWHEDIRKQFPALSQRLENTKLCYLDTAATSQKPQIVIDAMQHFYQQDNANVHRAAHTLSARATTQYEAVRHKVRQFIKAARFDEIIFTHGTTESINMVAYGLSACLATGDIILIDTAAHHANIVPWQELAKRTGAVIKPIPLDEHCHIDMAAYNELLALKPKVVALCHVSNALGTLNPVKDLVTKAKQQGALTLVDGAQAIAHMTVDVSDLDCDFYVFSGHKMYGPTGVGILYGRFEALDRLLPMMTGGEMIKTVSFDATQFGDLPNRLEAGTPPIAEVIGLGAAIDFIEGLPRERVQIHEQQLLQYLQQQLLQLGDISLYGVQTDNNTNVGAVAFNLANEHHQDVGILLDQQGVAVRCGHHCAMPLMHSLSLQGCCRASIGVYTHQGDIDQFIAALKEVKALLL; the protein is encoded by the coding sequence ATGAACTCAGCATCGGATCCAGCAACCAACGCCAATATGATTAACTGGCATGAGGATATACGCAAGCAATTCCCCGCCCTGTCCCAGCGCTTGGAGAATACTAAGCTGTGCTACCTAGATACCGCAGCCACCAGCCAAAAACCGCAAATTGTCATAGATGCGATGCAGCACTTTTATCAGCAAGATAATGCCAATGTGCACAGGGCGGCTCATACTCTCTCAGCAAGGGCAACGACCCAGTACGAGGCGGTGCGTCACAAAGTAAGGCAATTTATAAAAGCGGCTCGATTTGATGAAATCATCTTCACCCATGGCACGACAGAGTCCATCAATATGGTGGCCTATGGGTTAAGCGCTTGTCTGGCAACTGGAGATATTATTCTCATCGACACCGCCGCTCATCACGCCAATATTGTCCCCTGGCAGGAATTGGCTAAGCGCACCGGCGCTGTTATCAAGCCAATTCCCTTGGACGAACACTGCCATATAGATATGGCCGCCTATAATGAATTATTGGCACTTAAGCCAAAAGTCGTTGCCCTATGCCATGTCTCCAATGCTTTAGGTACGCTTAACCCAGTAAAGGACTTAGTCACTAAGGCTAAACAGCAGGGCGCGCTCACCTTAGTGGATGGCGCTCAAGCCATCGCCCATATGACGGTAGATGTCAGTGATCTGGATTGTGATTTTTATGTTTTCTCAGGCCATAAAATGTATGGCCCCACTGGGGTCGGCATTTTATACGGCCGTTTTGAAGCATTAGATAGACTGCTCCCCATGATGACAGGCGGTGAAATGATAAAAACCGTTAGCTTCGATGCAACCCAGTTCGGTGATTTGCCCAACAGATTAGAAGCAGGCACACCGCCCATCGCCGAAGTCATAGGTTTGGGGGCTGCTATCGATTTCATCGAAGGCTTGCCCCGCGAGCGAGTGCAAATTCATGAGCAGCAGTTGCTACAATATCTGCAACAACAGCTACTGCAATTAGGCGATATTTCCCTCTACGGTGTGCAGACTGACAATAATACCAATGTGGGTGCAGTGGCCTTTAATCTTGCTAATGAGCACCATCAGGATGTGGGGATTTTACTAGACCAACAAGGGGTTGCAGTGCGCTGTGGCCATCACTGCGCCATGCCCTTGATGCACAGCTTAAGCCTTCAGGGTTGCTGTCGAGCCTCCATTGGGGTTTATACTCATCAAGGGGACATAGACCAATTTATTGCCGCACTTAAAGAAGTTAAAGCCTTGTTGCTCTAA
- the fliB gene encoding flagellin lysine-N-methylase, which yields MDNLIITPNYVTEFNCVGPACEDSCCKNWTVYFDKKSYKHTISNPAFADLAKIAFVEIKESKENWASIKLDEQGACPFLTQEELCKIHQVGGEAALSYTCKTYPKKDTLVGKDKYQSLSLSCPEAARLVLFDPNAFQFQSHNGGNKKPAKPSPVWLEKSYQYSLDLLINANLDWELALLAIGLLIKTAEDASQYQIPIEELDKRHDQLKRFAESGLMAQQFEKTPYASQLQANLFVTIHSELCKINPRSGKARFGELNLAIEQACNEDNHYSIDLINQAWNQVAQPALKENPDVFERYILYYLFHNHFPGPVTQTPSQSFILLAIDCFMIRCYLSAMALKNNGINQREIILCFQVYQVIRQHRSSFVARLEELVEECGLNSISAVMTLLKTN from the coding sequence ATGGATAATCTTATAATTACGCCCAATTATGTCACTGAATTTAATTGTGTGGGTCCTGCATGCGAAGACAGTTGTTGTAAGAATTGGACCGTGTACTTCGATAAAAAAAGTTATAAACATACAATCAGCAATCCCGCTTTTGCTGATTTAGCCAAAATCGCCTTTGTGGAAATTAAAGAAAGTAAAGAGAACTGGGCTTCGATTAAACTCGATGAACAAGGTGCCTGCCCTTTTCTCACCCAAGAAGAACTCTGTAAAATACACCAAGTGGGTGGTGAAGCCGCTCTGAGCTATACCTGTAAAACCTATCCCAAAAAAGATACCTTAGTAGGTAAAGATAAATATCAAAGTTTAAGCTTGTCTTGCCCAGAAGCCGCGAGATTGGTGTTATTTGATCCTAATGCCTTTCAATTTCAATCCCATAACGGTGGCAATAAGAAACCCGCTAAACCTAGCCCTGTCTGGCTCGAAAAAAGTTATCAATACAGTTTAGATTTATTGATCAACGCCAACCTTGACTGGGAGCTAGCACTGTTAGCCATTGGCTTGTTGATAAAAACAGCAGAAGATGCCAGTCAATATCAAATACCCATTGAAGAACTCGATAAGCGTCACGATCAACTCAAGCGCTTTGCGGAATCAGGATTAATGGCGCAACAATTTGAAAAAACGCCCTATGCGAGTCAACTTCAAGCTAATTTATTTGTCACCATACATTCTGAGTTATGCAAAATTAACCCGAGAAGTGGGAAAGCTAGATTTGGGGAATTAAACCTAGCCATTGAGCAAGCCTGCAATGAAGATAATCACTACTCTATTGACCTAATAAACCAAGCTTGGAACCAGGTCGCGCAACCTGCTTTGAAGGAAAACCCTGACGTGTTTGAGCGCTATATTTTGTATTACTTGTTCCATAATCACTTCCCTGGCCCTGTAACACAAACCCCGAGCCAATCCTTCATCCTATTGGCGATCGACTGTTTTATGATCCGTTGCTATTTATCGGCCATGGCACTAAAAAATAATGGTATAAATCAAAGAGAAATCATATTGTGCTTTCAAGTTTATCAAGTTATTCGTCAGCATAGGTCATCGTTTGTAGCACGTCTCGAAGAATTAGTGGAAGAATGTGGCTTGAATTCTATTTCTGCCGTGATGACGTTACTCAAAACCAATTAA
- the dsbC gene encoding bifunctional protein-disulfide isomerase/oxidoreductase DsbC, giving the protein MKIAQIFSLIAGLALVPMAMSATATDSSAEAKIKQKLQDTLGVNISLFQDSPIEGLYQVLTDRGVIYVTKDASKVFHGNLYDLDNGMKNLTEAALLGPRVSMLKPFEKDMLVYKAKNEKHVVTVFTDVDCGYCRKLHSQMQGYNDLGITIRYLAFPRSGIPSANADEMQAVWCAKDPLQAMTDAKSGENVKASTCAIDIEKQYRLGMAFGVSGTPALILKDGTLIPGYQEPKDLLRTLEAKL; this is encoded by the coding sequence ATGAAAATAGCTCAAATTTTTTCTCTGATTGCAGGCTTGGCGCTTGTGCCTATGGCGATGTCGGCCACAGCAACGGACAGCAGTGCTGAAGCCAAGATCAAGCAAAAGCTTCAAGATACTTTAGGCGTTAATATCAGCCTATTTCAGGACTCTCCCATCGAAGGTTTATACCAAGTATTGACCGACAGAGGGGTCATTTATGTAACTAAAGATGCTAGCAAGGTATTCCACGGTAATTTGTATGATCTTGATAATGGCATGAAAAATCTCACGGAAGCTGCTTTACTTGGACCGCGGGTGTCAATGTTAAAGCCGTTTGAAAAAGATATGCTAGTGTACAAGGCTAAGAATGAGAAACACGTCGTCACGGTATTTACCGATGTGGATTGTGGCTATTGCCGTAAGCTTCACAGCCAGATGCAAGGTTATAATGATTTAGGCATTACTATCCGCTACTTAGCTTTCCCTCGTTCGGGTATTCCTTCTGCTAATGCCGATGAAATGCAAGCGGTATGGTGTGCAAAAGACCCACTGCAGGCGATGACAGATGCCAAAAGTGGAGAAAATGTTAAAGCATCAACTTGTGCTATTGATATCGAAAAGCAATACCGTTTAGGTATGGCGTTTGGGGTAAGTGGCACCCCAGCGCTGATTTTAAAAGATGGCACCTTAATCCCTGGCTATCAAGAGCCAAAGGACTTGTTGCGCACCTTAGAAGCTAAACTATAA
- a CDS encoding SufE family protein: MSNLNVQDCDSLFNELPQEIGQGISLIKSASNWQEKYRQLMLLGKHLTALPLALRQESAQVKGCESQAWLYHLERQGQHFFLADSDARIVKGLIALLLAENQGKTQLQIQAFDLEKYFNELGLSGQLSPSRTNGLTALAREIKALAS; encoded by the coding sequence ATGAGTAACCTAAATGTTCAAGACTGTGATAGCTTATTCAATGAGTTACCGCAAGAAATCGGCCAAGGCATTAGCCTTATAAAGTCCGCCAGCAATTGGCAAGAGAAATACCGCCAGTTAATGCTACTAGGCAAACATTTGACCGCCCTGCCCTTAGCACTGCGCCAAGAAAGCGCCCAAGTGAAAGGTTGTGAGAGTCAAGCCTGGCTTTATCATCTAGAGCGGCAAGGGCAACATTTTTTCTTGGCAGATAGCGACGCCCGTATTGTTAAGGGTTTAATCGCATTACTGTTAGCGGAAAATCAAGGAAAAACACAATTACAGATCCAAGCATTTGATCTTGAAAAGTATTTTAATGAATTAGGATTAAGTGGCCAATTGAGCCCCTCCAGAACCAATGGCTTAACAGCATTAGCCCGTGAGATAAAAGCCTTAGCCTCTTAA
- a CDS encoding ribonuclease H family protein: protein MAKKYYVVWSGRTTGIFTSWDETKRSVDKFPQAKYKSFTTEAEAKAAFAKSAAASIGTGSNTVSKGSVSKSTVASPSASQSSAKSKHNELESLDIVIYTDGGCEPNPGEAGSGLALYHKGQLTELWYGLYHPKGTNNTAELNALYQALLIAKTKLDAGHKVQIFSDSQYSIKCISEWAYGWKAKGWSRKGGEIANLDIIKLAHGVFDELKDTLKLEHVAAHVGIEGNELADRMSILAITEKNPAFVKYDKPLDLKAILSLRAG, encoded by the coding sequence ATGGCAAAGAAGTATTACGTAGTCTGGTCTGGGCGTACCACGGGCATTTTCACCAGTTGGGATGAGACTAAACGCTCTGTAGATAAATTCCCTCAGGCCAAATACAAGTCATTCACTACAGAAGCTGAGGCGAAGGCGGCGTTTGCCAAATCAGCCGCTGCCAGTATTGGCACCGGATCTAACACTGTGTCAAAAGGTAGTGTTTCAAAAAGCACTGTTGCAAGTCCGTCAGCAAGTCAAAGCAGTGCTAAGTCGAAACACAATGAGCTTGAAAGCCTTGATATCGTGATTTACACCGATGGTGGTTGTGAACCTAATCCTGGTGAAGCAGGCTCTGGTCTGGCTCTTTATCATAAGGGGCAGCTCACTGAGCTTTGGTATGGGCTTTATCATCCAAAAGGCACTAACAATACCGCAGAGTTAAACGCCCTTTACCAAGCCTTATTGATCGCTAAAACCAAGCTTGATGCCGGGCATAAGGTGCAAATTTTTAGTGATTCCCAATATAGTATTAAGTGCATCAGCGAATGGGCCTATGGTTGGAAAGCCAAGGGCTGGAGCCGAAAAGGCGGCGAGATAGCTAATCTTGACATCATCAAGTTGGCTCATGGGGTGTTTGACGAGCTCAAAGATACGCTAAAGCTTGAACATGTGGCAGCCCACGTGGGCATAGAAGGCAACGAACTCGCCGATAGGATGTCAATTCTAGCTATAACAGAGAAAAATCCTGCATTTGTAAAGTATGACAAACCACTGGATCTTAAAGCGATTTTATCCCTGCGTGCAGGCTAA
- the xerD gene encoding site-specific tyrosine recombinase XerD — protein MLVNKSSVTADPIIDVFLDALWSSKGLSNNTLASYGTDLRHFQRYLAAQQLNLLDASQETVRQYLAWRQEQGFAKSSSARLMSSLRRFYAYWLSLKRIAIDPCAKLASPKLSRGLPAALSEAEVDALLSEPAADDPIEIRDKAMLELLYATGLRVTELVSLTMDQISLRQGLVRITGKGGKERLVPLGELAVAEVDTYLSLARSELLKGKQSEVLFPSKRGTMMTRQTFWHRIKHYALRASIATELSPHTLRHAFATHLLNHGADLRVVQLLLGHSDLSTTQIYTHVAKARLQDLHRQHHPRG, from the coding sequence TTGCTTGTGAATAAGAGTTCAGTAACAGCCGACCCCATCATTGATGTTTTCTTAGATGCACTTTGGTCCTCAAAAGGCTTAAGCAATAATACGCTTGCCTCCTACGGCACAGATTTACGCCATTTTCAGCGCTACCTTGCAGCTCAACAACTCAACTTATTAGATGCCAGCCAAGAAACTGTTCGCCAATACCTTGCTTGGCGGCAAGAGCAAGGTTTTGCTAAAAGCAGTAGCGCCAGACTGATGAGTAGCTTAAGGCGTTTCTACGCTTATTGGTTATCGCTTAAACGCATTGCTATTGATCCTTGTGCCAAATTGGCTTCACCTAAGCTGAGCCGGGGGCTGCCTGCGGCGCTAAGTGAGGCCGAGGTCGATGCACTCTTGTCAGAGCCAGCAGCTGATGACCCCATAGAAATACGGGATAAAGCCATGCTTGAACTCTTATATGCCACAGGCCTTAGGGTGACAGAATTAGTGAGTTTGACCATGGATCAGATAAGCCTGCGCCAAGGTCTAGTGCGTATTACAGGTAAAGGTGGAAAAGAGCGACTAGTGCCACTTGGGGAATTGGCGGTGGCAGAAGTTGACACTTACTTGAGTTTAGCCCGCAGTGAGTTACTCAAAGGCAAGCAAAGTGAGGTGTTGTTTCCCTCCAAACGCGGCACCATGATGACGCGGCAAACCTTCTGGCATCGTATTAAGCATTATGCCCTGCGGGCGAGTATTGCCACTGAGCTTTCACCCCACACCCTGCGTCATGCATTTGCGACTCATCTTCTTAACCATGGCGCAGATTTAAGGGTGGTACAGCTACTTTTAGGCCACAGTGACTTGTCGACCACGCAAATTTACACCCATGTGGCTAAGGCGCGCTTACAAGACTTACACAGACAACATCACCCTAGAGGTTAG
- a CDS encoding membrane dipeptidase yields MINSQYNPTRRTLLKGLGAASLLSPLASLPSWAASQRLYVDGLSFLPSDLGDVRASKLDAFIADISAIETLTQADGTLNYKRTFDACIKSIKQAADTVKDNPEVYLQGLTGTDIAKAKQASRTAVYFQIQGADCVEQDIANVNSSANWQHLSTLHQQGLRVLQLTHHYGNQFAGGALDNDGTQSLDLPLTPAGHQLIEALNHHNILIDVSHSSPQTALDTAKASQSPIVQSHGAARKFVNHARCSPDEVIRAIGDSGGVFGVFMMSFWLTTKANPSIDDYIRQLEHINRVGGVDCVAIANDFSLRGQENLLALNNDNSQGVKEYLDWWDSLRAKNVLGFEVEPQHVVIPELNHIDRMSRIDDALAKARFKSTDRDRFMGGNWQRVLKTVLL; encoded by the coding sequence ATGATAAATTCTCAGTACAATCCCACTCGCCGAACCCTATTAAAAGGCCTTGGTGCAGCCAGTTTACTGAGTCCTTTGGCATCACTCCCAAGCTGGGCCGCCAGTCAGCGCCTTTATGTGGATGGATTATCCTTTCTACCGAGCGATCTCGGTGACGTACGCGCCTCAAAGCTCGATGCCTTCATCGCCGACATTTCGGCCATAGAAACCCTCACTCAAGCCGATGGCACATTAAATTACAAACGCACCTTCGATGCTTGCATCAAGAGTATCAAGCAGGCCGCTGACACAGTCAAAGATAACCCTGAAGTCTATTTGCAGGGCTTAACCGGTACCGACATAGCCAAAGCCAAACAAGCGTCCCGTACCGCAGTGTATTTTCAAATACAAGGGGCAGACTGCGTCGAACAAGACATAGCTAATGTGAATAGTTCAGCAAACTGGCAACACCTCAGCACCCTGCACCAGCAAGGTCTTAGGGTACTGCAACTGACCCATCATTATGGCAATCAATTTGCTGGTGGCGCACTGGATAATGACGGTACTCAAAGCTTAGATCTGCCACTCACTCCTGCGGGTCATCAGCTGATTGAAGCATTAAATCATCACAATATATTGATAGATGTGAGTCATTCAAGCCCACAAACCGCCTTAGATACGGCCAAAGCTAGCCAATCGCCCATAGTGCAGAGCCACGGCGCGGCGCGAAAGTTTGTCAACCATGCCCGCTGCTCACCAGATGAAGTGATACGTGCCATCGGCGATAGCGGCGGCGTGTTTGGTGTCTTTATGATGAGCTTTTGGCTCACCACCAAGGCCAATCCCAGTATTGATGATTATATTCGTCAGTTAGAGCACATCAACCGAGTGGGCGGCGTAGATTGCGTCGCCATCGCCAATGACTTTTCACTTAGAGGCCAGGAAAATTTACTCGCGCTCAATAATGACAATTCCCAAGGCGTGAAAGAATATTTAGATTGGTGGGACAGCTTAAGAGCAAAAAATGTTCTAGGTTTTGAGGTCGAACCTCAACATGTGGTCATTCCTGAACTTAATCATATTGATCGCATGAGCCGTATCGACGATGCCCTCGCCAAAGCCAGATTTAAATCCACCGACAGAGACAGGTTCATGGGTGGTAACTGGCAAAGGGTATTAAAGACAGTACTGCTTTAA
- a CDS encoding NADP(H)-dependent aldo-keto reductase — MEYQRIAHSSLEVSKICLGTMTWGEQNTQAEAFAQLDYAIGQGVNFIDTAEMYPVPPKADTQGETERILGRYLKAQGNRDELIIATKVAAPGGKGDYIRPNMALDWRNIHQAVDDSLNRLQIDTIDLYQVHWPDRNTNFFGEMMYEHQADEQYTPILDTLEALSEIVRQGKVRYIGISNETPWGFMKYLKLAEKHDLPRIVSVQNPYNLLNRSYEIAMAEISHREEVPLLAYSPLAFGALTGKYEKGQWPEGARLTVFKRFARYNSTPMALEATQAYVDLAREFGLSPAQMALAFVNSRKFVASNIIGATDLHQLKENIDSHKLSLSNELIARINELSSLYRFPCP; from the coding sequence ATGGAATATCAACGCATTGCCCATTCAAGCCTTGAAGTCAGTAAAATTTGCCTAGGTACCATGACCTGGGGAGAACAAAACACCCAAGCAGAAGCGTTCGCTCAACTGGATTACGCCATAGGTCAAGGCGTTAACTTTATCGATACCGCCGAAATGTACCCTGTGCCGCCCAAAGCCGATACCCAAGGAGAGACTGAGCGCATACTTGGGCGTTATCTCAAAGCACAAGGCAATCGAGATGAGCTGATTATCGCCACTAAAGTCGCCGCACCTGGGGGAAAGGGTGACTATATTCGCCCCAATATGGCACTGGATTGGCGCAACATACATCAAGCTGTGGATGATTCCCTCAACCGATTGCAAATCGACACCATAGACCTGTATCAGGTGCATTGGCCCGATCGTAACACTAACTTCTTCGGCGAAATGATGTATGAGCATCAAGCAGATGAACAATACACCCCCATCTTAGATACCTTAGAGGCGTTAAGTGAAATCGTTCGCCAAGGCAAGGTGCGTTACATAGGGATCTCTAACGAAACCCCCTGGGGGTTTATGAAGTATTTAAAGCTGGCTGAAAAGCACGATTTGCCGCGCATCGTCAGCGTGCAAAACCCCTACAACCTGCTCAATCGTAGCTATGAAATTGCCATGGCAGAGATAAGCCACAGGGAGGAAGTGCCATTATTGGCTTACTCGCCCCTGGCCTTTGGCGCGCTGACAGGCAAGTATGAAAAGGGCCAATGGCCCGAAGGGGCTCGTCTCACTGTATTTAAACGTTTCGCCCGTTACAACAGTACCCCTATGGCATTAGAGGCGACCCAAGCTTATGTGGATCTCGCGCGGGAGTTTGGCCTGTCACCGGCGCAAATGGCATTAGCCTTCGTTAATAGCCGTAAATTTGTCGCATCCAACATCATAGGGGCCACTGACTTGCATCAACTAAAAGAGAACATCGACAGTCATAAACTCAGCTTGTCTAACGAGCTAATCGCACGCATTAATGAGTTATCTAGCCTTTATCGCTTTCCCTGCCCTTAA
- a CDS encoding GNAT family N-acetyltransferase gives MTRSEQDSQNFHAPIIRSLSPYDDAAIAEVIRLVSAQYGLTADKGYGVADKTLDSLSTVYQDDNAHYWVIEYQGKVCGGAGIAPLAGHPQICELQKMYFTPAIRGQGMAKALSAQAIEFAKMAGYSSVYLETTAVLVEALALYEKLGFTHCEHLGQTGHDACEIAMILHL, from the coding sequence ATGACACGCTCTGAACAGGATAGCCAAAACTTTCATGCCCCTATCATCCGCAGTTTAAGCCCCTATGATGATGCTGCCATTGCCGAGGTTATCCGCCTTGTATCGGCGCAATATGGCTTGACCGCAGATAAGGGCTACGGCGTTGCCGACAAGACCTTAGACAGTTTAAGCACTGTCTACCAAGATGATAATGCCCACTATTGGGTTATCGAATACCAAGGTAAGGTGTGCGGCGGCGCTGGCATAGCGCCACTGGCAGGCCATCCACAGATATGTGAATTACAGAAAATGTATTTCACCCCTGCCATTCGCGGTCAGGGTATGGCGAAAGCCCTCTCGGCTCAGGCCATTGAATTTGCAAAAATGGCAGGGTATAGCAGCGTCTATCTTGAGACCACCGCGGTATTGGTCGAGGCGTTAGCGCTTTATGAGAAACTTGGCTTTACTCACTGTGAACACTTAGGGCAAACCGGTCACGATGCCTGTGAAATTGCCATGATACTGCATCTGTAG